The following coding sequences lie in one Arachis hypogaea cultivar Tifrunner chromosome 9, arahy.Tifrunner.gnm2.J5K5, whole genome shotgun sequence genomic window:
- the LOC112710353 gene encoding uncharacterized protein: MEAVAQKLEQPLMVNDYHRKEVVFGDEKAQSQFTINTNLITTAADHDEVHAASATHYNTNDFGPILIQEVLKGTYHHHQDEKGISGTKEKNWLPISDSSSSSHEVNPQKALEEEEPIGVVISTTEKIREIYLKKIYIMPPNHEFYCPNCNVCIEKVVLCKTGKQTDSPQFTDEQQEPPVRCSACFGFLIQKGREWFSGFLPISAPAPGPTPTPTPKPNVARGGIEEGEIIASRRSNKGWEVLKSFVYGGLAELLASLSLVTSSASADANTLNIVALAIANLIGGLVLLIHNLRDLKNTEAREEETENEAAVDKYYELLGTRDHFYLHTFVAVLSFLIFGLLPPVVYGFSFRESDDKELKLAAVAVASLIGITLLALGKAHTQRRPNSNSYVIYFTTVLYYVTSGVLASLLTYVAGALVKRLVEQLGWFDTHPTINAGFANAMSFPIGKNQGMSYY, from the exons ATGGAAGCTGTGGCACAGAAACTGGAGCAGCCTTTAATGGTGAATGATTATCATCGAAAGGAAGTGGTGTTTGGAGATGAGAAGGCTCAATCGCAGTTTACTATTAACACTAATCTTATTACTACTGCTGCTGATCATGATGAAGTTCATGCCG CTTCTGCGACTCATTACAACACAAACGACTTTGGGCCAATATTAATACAAGAGGTTCTCAAAGGAACATACCACCACCACCAAGATGAGAAGGGTATTTCTGgaacaaaggaaaaaaattggTTACCCATTTctgattcttcatcttcttctcatGAAGTGAATCCCCAGAAAGCattggaagaagaagaaccaaTAGGGGTAGTAATTTCAACGACggagaaaataagagaaatataTCTGAAGAAGATATATATTATGCCACCAAACCATGAATTCTATTGCCCTAATTGTAACGTTTGCATAGAAAAAGTGGTTTTATGCAAAACTGGAAAACaaacagattctccacaatttaCTGATGAACAACAAGAACCTCCAGTCAGATGCTCTGCATGCTTCGGTTTCCTCATTCAAAAGG GTAGAGAGTGGTTTTCTGGGTTCTTACCAATTAGTGCTCCAGCCCCAG GGCCAACTCCAACTCCAACTCCAAAGCCAAATGTAGCAAGAGGAGGAATAGAGGAGGGTGAGATTATAGCAagtagaagaagcaataaaggatGGGAAGTTCTTAAGAGCTTTGTATATGGTGGTTTGGCTGAATTATTAGCAAGTCTCAGTCTTGTCACTTCTTCAGCTAGTGCTGATGCTAACACAT TGAACATTGTTGCTCTGGCTATTGCAAACCTCATTGGTGGCCTCGTTCTCCTCATCCATAAT CTTAGAGACCTAAAAAACACAGAAGCAAGAGAAGAGGAAACAGAAAATGAAGCAGCGGTTGATAAATACTATGAGTTACTTGGAACAAGAGATCATTTCTATCTTCACACATTTGTTGCTGTTCTATCATTCCTAATATTCGGACTATTGCCGCCGGTTGTGTACGGATTTTCGTTCCGGGAGAGCGACGACAAGGAGCTGAAGCTGGCGGCGGTTGCGGTGGCTTCTCTAATTGGCATCACATTGCTTGCATTAGGCAAAGCACATACTCAGAGGAGACCAAACAGTAACAGCTATGTTATATACTTCACCACAGTGTTGTATTATGTTACCTCTGGAGTGTTGGCATCTTTGCTTACTTATGTTGCTGGTGCACTTGTTAAGAGGCTTGTGGAACAACTTGGCTGGTTTGACACTCACCCTACTATAAATGCTGGCTTTGCCAATGCCATGTCCTTTCCTATAGGCAAGAATCAAGGAATGAGTTACTactag
- the LOC112710355 gene encoding NADH dehydrogenase [ubiquinone] 1 alpha subcomplex subunit 2-like isoform X1, producing the protein MAWRGHLSKNIRELRFFMCQSSPASSPARTFVEKNCKELKTLNPKLPILIRECSGAEPQLWARYDFGVEKGIKLEGLSEAHISKALEDLVKAGESLKA; encoded by the exons ATGGCATGGAGAGGACATCTTTCAAAGAACATAAGGGAGCTTAGGTTTTTTATGTGCCAGTCGTCACCTGCAAGCTCACCTGCAAG GACATTTGTGGAAAAGAACTGTAAGGAACTCAAGACTTTGAACCCGAAATTGCCAATACTGATCCGTGAATGCAGTGGAGCGGAACCCCAACTATGGGCAAGATATG ATTTTGGTGTTGAGAAAGGAATCAAACTGGAAGGCTTGTCGGAGGCACATATCTCCAAGGCACTTGAAGATTTGGTGAAAGCTGGAGAGTCCTTGAAAGCCTGA
- the LOC112710355 gene encoding NADH dehydrogenase [ubiquinone] 1 alpha subcomplex subunit 2-like isoform X2 gives MKAMAWRGHLSKNIRELRFFMCQSSPASSPARTFVEKNCKELKTLNPKLPILIRECSGAEPQLWARYDFGVEKGIKLEGLSEAHISKALEDLVKAGESLKA, from the exons AT GAAAGCAATGGCATGGAGAGGACATCTTTCAAAGAACATAAGGGAGCTTAGGTTTTTTATGTGCCAGTCGTCACCTGCAAGCTCACCTGCAAG GACATTTGTGGAAAAGAACTGTAAGGAACTCAAGACTTTGAACCCGAAATTGCCAATACTGATCCGTGAATGCAGTGGAGCGGAACCCCAACTATGGGCAAGATATG ATTTTGGTGTTGAGAAAGGAATCAAACTGGAAGGCTTGTCGGAGGCACATATCTCCAAGGCACTTGAAGATTTGGTGAAAGCTGGAGAGTCCTTGAAAGCCTGA
- the LOC112708862 gene encoding NADH dehydrogenase [ubiquinone] 1 alpha subcomplex subunit 2-like has protein sequence MDTVRVFGSLLGEEPKLTGGTFVEKNYKELKTLNPKLPILIRECSGAEPQLWARFDFGVEKGIKLEGLSEAQISKALEDLVKAGEILKA, from the exons ATGGATACTGTTCGAGTGTTCGGTTCACTTTTGGGTGAAGAACCAAAGCTAACAGGAGG GACATTTGTGGAAAAGAATTATAAGGAACTGAAGACATTGAACCCGAAATTGCCAATACTGATCCGCGAATGCAGTGGAGCTGAACCCCAATTATGGGCGAGATTTG ACTTTGGTGTTGAGAAAGGCATCAAATTGGAAGGCTTGTCTGAGGCACAGATCTCCAAGGCACTTGAAGATCTGGTGAAAGCGGGAGAGATTTTGAAAGCTTGA